The DNA region AAGCCATTGGGAAGAAGATTGGTCGAATAAAGGAGTTAGATGAGGAAATGGGTAGCATTTGTGTTACGGTAAACGGCTTCAATCCTTTGCTTTTCCATATGGTGGTCCCTTTTGATACAGGTGAGGAGGTAGTGGTATCTATCGAGTACGAGAAGCTTTCTGGTTTTTGTAAGCACTGCTTCCGTTTAACACACGATGTGTTGGTCTGTCCTGGGTTGACAAATGTTTAAGCTACTCGAGGGTTGGTTGAACAAGCGAATAAGAGGGGTACTCAACGACAGCAGGGCGGGGTTAAACAAGGTTCTGCTCAACATGATGGTGGGTGGgagaaaccaagaaaacatgtgAAGCATGTTTTGGATTTCCAAACTGAGCAGGTCAATGAGAGGAAACAATCTCAGTTTAGGGGTAGGGATTCCAGTTCGTCTGGTTACCCTTCACAAGTCAGAAACCAAGGTCTGGCTTGGGGACAAAAGATGAGATATTATGGTAGTGGGTCAGGAAATAATCTTGGTGTCGATCACTCGGATTCGTAGGTTATTAACAGTTATGTGGTGGATCATTTATCCAGTGCTCCCCAACAAAGAAAGGGCATTCGACCGATGTTGCCAAAACCATTGTACAAGGTCAAACAATCTTCTGGTGAGAAAGGAAACCATCGTCCTGTTCAGGGTGGTGATGACACTGTGGTGGTCGAGGATAATTCTGTGGAGGTACCTGTTGAACATGGTTCAGGAGAGGGGGATGAGGATCTTCAGGATCAGGGATTTAATGAGAGTACTGATGATCTGCTGGAGGATGGGGAGTTTGACGATGATACTAATCTTCAGGATTCAAGGTTAGCATCGGATTTAATGCTTAAGGATGGCACTGAATCGGTGTTAGAGACGGAGGATAATCTTATTCTGATTCTGATAATCTTAGCCGGTACTCATGTTTCTGATTCTCTTTCTTTGAGTATGCTTGACATG from Camelina sativa cultivar DH55 chromosome 3, Cs, whole genome shotgun sequence includes:
- the LOC104777640 gene encoding uncharacterized protein LOC104777640 isoform X1, encoding MVVGQEIILVSITRIRRLLTVMWWIIYPVLPNKERAFDRCCQNHCTRSNNLLVRKETIVLFRVVMTLWWSRIILWRYLLNMVQERGMRIFRIRDLMRVLMICWRMGSLTMILIFRIQGILLWKQYLWESGSVLILKRVVHSFNPKQKTILPLASPGKRLLAKALSLKPVGKGVKQAGVGKHGQKAKDGSSAGGGSRPFKKGMVALPKPPAQT
- the LOC104777640 gene encoding uncharacterized protein LOC104777640 isoform X4 — translated: MLPKPLYKVKQSSGEKGNHRPVQGGDDTVVVEDNSVEVPVEHGSGEGDEDLQDQGFNESTDDLLEDGEFDDDTNLQDSRNSAMETVSLGKRISFNPKAGKGVKQAGVGKHGQKAKDGSSAGGGSRPFKKGMVALPKPPAQT
- the LOC104777640 gene encoding uncharacterized protein LOC104777640 isoform X2, which encodes MLPKPLYKVKQSSGEKGNHRPVQGGDDTVVVEDNSVEVPVEHGSGEGDEDLQDQGFNESTDDLLEDGEFDDDTNLQDSRLASDLMLKDGTESVLETEDNLILILIILAGTHVSDSLSLSMLDMNSAMETVSLGKRISFNPKAGKGVKQAGVGKHGQKAKDGSSAGGGSRPFKKGMVALPKPPAQT
- the LOC104777640 gene encoding uncharacterized protein LOC104777640 isoform X3, yielding MLPKPLYKVKQSSGEKGNHRPVQGGDDTVVVEDNSVEVPVEHGSGEGDEDLQDQGFNESTDDLLEDGEFDDDTNLQDSRLASDLMLKDGTESVLETEDNLILILIILAGKGVKQAGVGKHGQKAKDGSSAGGGSRPFKKGMVALPKPPAQT